The sequence TTATTAATGGTAGACAATTAATGCAGGAATTGGGCTTATCAACTGGCCCTATTATTGGTACCATCTTAGAGGAAATTCAAGAAGAGGTAATTTCTGGTAAAATTACAAAATATGTAGATGCTATTCAATATGCTAAAGTTATATTAAATAGAGAACAAATAGATAAGGAAAAGTGATTTGTTAATAAACAGAAGAAATATAATTAGGTTGTTAATGATACTTGTGATTGGGTTTGCAACTTTTGGAGCACTATATCCCAGTAAATGGGATTTAAATCTAGGTGGCTGGACTTTTTCTAGAGGAAGTGATTCGTTACTTGGTATGAAACTTGGTTTAGATCTTCAAGGAGGCAGTCACTTAGTCTATCAAGCAAGAGGTACTAAGAATATTGAAATTGAATTTTCAGATGTTCCTAATGTGAATTCAATTAACGAAAGTATAGTAACTTTTCATTTAGAAAACTTGTTAGACCCAGAGCAAATATATGCAAGTATAGGTAAGATTGATACCAATAATGAGTTGAGTGTTGATTTAAAAGTAAGAGAAACAAGTGAAATAGTAAGTTTAGCAAATTATTTGCCTGGTATTGAAAGTCGTTTGGAATATAGAATTTCTAATATCGATGAAATGTTATTTCCTATAGGAAATGATGAAGACATTGAAAATCTTAAAGAATTCACTTTTTCAATTAAGTTTGCAGAAGAAAATCAAGCTATATTACTTGAGCAATTTGTTACAGAAATCTTTTCTAATTTAGGATCCAGTAATAAAAGTATTAATGTCGGTGAAAACAATACAGTGGTTATTAATACCGAATTATCTACTCGAACTCCTGATGAAGAAATATTAAAAAGGGATTTAGAACAATATATTGCTCCAACCATTAAATATATTATTACAGATATCCCTGCAACTCCTACAGCTAATCAAATGGAAGGTGTGGTTGATATTATTAATCGTAGAGTAAATCCATATGGTGTATCTGAACCCATTATCCAGTCTATGGATGGCGATAAAATACTAGTTCAGTTACCAGGATTAAATAATGTTGAAGAGGTTAAAACATTAATTGGAAGAACAGCCCAATTACGCTTTGTTGAACGTACTTGTTTGGAAAATTATAGACTTGTATCTGATGGTATTGAGTATTACCCTTGTGAAGTTAAAGAAAATCAATCAGATCAAGAAACTGGATTAACTGGCGATGATCTTGATAGAGCTTATGCTGGAACACATCCTCAAACAGGAGCGCCAATAGTTAATGTGGAATTTGATAGTGAAGGGACTAAAGTTTTTGCAGAACTAACTACAAAATTATCTGCTACAAGAGGAACTTCTTCTCCTGATAGATTTGTAGTTTTCCTTGATGATGAAGAAATTGTAGCTCCTGGAGTTTCTCAACCCATACTAGGTGGTTCAGCCTTTATAGAAGGCCAGGCGTTTACATTCGATAGGGTAAATACAATAGCGATACAACTTGAATCTGGAAGATTGCCAGTACCATTGGAGCTCATTTCTGAATTAACTGTAGACGCAACTTTAGGAGCGGAATCTTTGAGCAAAAGTTTAACTGCAGGTATTGCAGGTTTATTTCTAGTTTTGTTATTTATGATCCTTTATTATCGCGTTGCAGGTATTATTGCCGCATTTAGTCTTATTTTGTATACGGCTATTGTTTTAACTTTATTTAAATTAATACCTATCACTTTGACCCTTGCTGGTCTGGCAGGGTTTATATTGTCTATAGGTATGGCAGTAGATGCTAATATATTAATATTTGAAAGGACTAAAGAAGAATTGCGTTTGGGGCGTACACTCTTATCATCTATTGAAATCGGATTTAATAGAGCATGGACCGCAATAAGAGACGCAAGTATTTCGACACTAATCACCAGTGCCGTTTTAATATGGTTTGGTCAAAGATTAGGCGCAACAACTCTAGCAGGAGTAGGTACGACATTATCAATTGGAGTATTAGTCAGCTTATTCACTTCAGTCTTCGTTAGTAAAGTTTTATTACAAATAATTGGTTCAACATTTTTTGGTAAATGGAAATCTTTATTTTCGCCTGAAAATATTACAACATCTCGAGGGTAAATAATGGATATAGTTAAAAGAAGATTTTGGTATTTTACAATTTCAGCAGTATTACTCGTTATTTGCGTAAGCTCTTTAATAGTTCCTCCGCGGTTAACATTAGGTATTGATTTTTCTGGTGGATCAACTATGACTGTCGTTTTTGATTCTGAAATTAAATCTGAATCTGTCAGAGAAAGACTGAATCAGTTAGGCTATAATGACGCAACCGTTCAACAAAGTGGAACTAACACAGTATTTGTCAGGATGAGTAAATTAGAAGAAGGAAATGAATCTACTGGAAGGAAATCTGATCGTTTACTGATAGAAGAAGATCTATCAAATCTAGCAAGAATAGAAAGTGTAGATGTGGCCACAGTGTCAGGTGTTGTAGCAAATGATACTGTAAATAATGCAGTTATTGCCGTTGTTGTCGCTTCAATTGGTATATTAATATACGTAACATATTCATTTCGAGGAGTATCAAATCCATTTCGATATGGTGTAGCAGCTATTGTTGCGTTGATCCATGATTCTCTTATTGTTCTGGGTTTATTTTCGCTTCTAGGAAAATTTATGGGATTAGAAATTAATGCCATGTTTATACCAGGGATACTCGTTGTAATAGGGTATAGTGTTAATGATACGATTGTAGTATTTGATCGCGTAAGAGAGAACGCTTCAATTGATCCCGATAGACCATTATCTATGATCGTTAATGATAGTATTACTCAAACAATTGGTAGGTCTTTAAATACAAGTGTTACATTATTATTAACTATTTTTGCATTGATATTTTTAGGTGGAGAAAGTATACGTAATTTTCTTTATGTTTTGCTAATAGGATTAATAGTTGGTACATATAGTTCAATATTCATAGCATGCCAATTTTTAGTTATGTGGGAACAAGGTGAATTAAGGTTGTCTTTTGGTAAAAAATCAAAATAACAATTTTCTTATATCATCAGGTATTTTTTTTGATTTCTCTTTTATTCGATCATAACTTACGTATGTATTTTCAATAGAAGTAAGCAATTGTTTTTTTTGATTCATAATCTCAAATTCCATTGTAAAGCTGGAGTTGCCAATTTTTTTCACTTGGGTATATATATCTAATATTTCATCTAACCTAGCAGGTAATTTGTAATTAATATTAGAATTTACAATAACTGAATCAAATATATTTTCTTTGCCTAATTCATAGATATTTAAATTTAATGAACGGAAATGTTCTTGAATGGCAATTTCAGACCAAATCATGTAGATTGCGTTAAATGCTATACCTTGCATATCACATTCAGACCATCTCACTCGCAATGTGGTTTTTGATTTGTAAGTATTTTTTTGCATATAAATTTTACCTTTTCAAACAATACATAAAGTGGTGTATTATATCATATCAATGATTTAATTTAGCTAAGAAGTATTATGGAACCATTTTCTTTATATATACATATACCTTTTTGTAGGACTAAATGCCCTTATTGTGACTTTAATACCTATGAAAATATAGAACATTTGACAGAAGATTATATAAATTCATTAATTACAGAGTTAACGAATTGGTCAAGATATATTGATTTTAACTCCAAGAATAAATATATAAAATCAGTTTTTTTTGGAGGAGGCACCCCATCTTATATATCAGAAAATAATATTTCTAAAATTATGCAAACTATAGTTAATAATTTTAATTTATTGGATGAAGCCGAAATTTCTATAGAATGTAATCCAAATGATTTATCTCAAGAAAAACTTCTATCGTGGGAAAATAGTAATATTAATCGGATTTCTATAGGGGCACAAAGTTTTAGTGATAAATTTTTACGTGTTTTAGGACGTGATCACGATTTTATAGAAATATCACAAGGTTTTATTAAAGCAAGATCATTAGGTTTCGATAATCTTAATTTAGATCTTATATATGGCATACCCGGTCAAAATATGGATGATTGGAAATCTACTATCAAGCAGGCTTTAAAATTAAAGCCTGATCATATTTCAATGTATGGCTTAACTATTGAAAAAAATACTAAATTTGATTGGATGGTTTCAGAAGGTTTAATGCCTAATCCTGACTCAGATGTTGCAGCAGATATGTATGAATATGTAGAAAAAGAAATGAATAATAATGGGTATACACATTATGAAATATCAAATTGGAGTCTTCCAGGCAAAGAATCTAAGCATAATTTAACATATTGGTATTCTCAAGAATATATTGGAATAGGTGCTGGCGCTCATTCATTTTATTCAGGTTTGCGATTCTGGAACGTAAATTCTCCCAATGAGTATATAAACTTATTAGAAAAGAATCGAACTATACAGAATAATACCGAAATTTGTAAAGGGTTTTGTGCAGTATCTGAAGTTGAGTATTATGACAATAATACAAGAATTGCTGATAAATTTATTCTTGGTCTAAGATTAGTTCAAGGTATTAATCAATCAATATTTACAAAATCCTTTATTGATTTAATATCTGAAAAATATGATAAAGAAATAAACGAATTAATTCATATGGGACTATTAGAAATAGCTAAAGATTCAATAAAATTAACAAGACGCGGAAGATTGCTTGCTAATGAAGTGTTTTATAAATTTCTGTAAGGATAAAGATGTTTGTTATAGGTACAGCAGGACATATAGATCATGGTAAATCTGCTTTAGTTGAAAAGATAACTGGTACAGACCCTGATAGATTGTTAGAGGAAAAAAAAAGAGGAATGACTATTGATTTAGGTTTTGCTTGGTTTGTTCTTCCGATCGGTCAAGAAGTTAGTATAATTGATGTACCAGGTCACGAGAAATTCATAAAAAACATGATAACAGGTGTTGGCGGTATAGATATGGCATTACTGGTAATTGCTGCAGATGAAGGAATAATGCCTCAAACTATAGAGCATTTTCAAATTATCAACCTATTAGAAATAAAATCTCTTATAGTCGCAATTACAAAGAAAGATTTAGTAGATTTAGAATGGATCAATTTAATCAAAGAAGAAATCAAGGAGCTATTAAAAAAATCACCATACTTGAGTTCTCCAATTATTGA comes from SAR202 cluster bacterium and encodes:
- the hemW gene encoding radical SAM family heme chaperone HemW; translation: MEPFSLYIHIPFCRTKCPYCDFNTYENIEHLTEDYINSLITELTNWSRYIDFNSKNKYIKSVFFGGGTPSYISENNISKIMQTIVNNFNLLDEAEISIECNPNDLSQEKLLSWENSNINRISIGAQSFSDKFLRVLGRDHDFIEISQGFIKARSLGFDNLNLDLIYGIPGQNMDDWKSTIKQALKLKPDHISMYGLTIEKNTKFDWMVSEGLMPNPDSDVAADMYEYVEKEMNNNGYTHYEISNWSLPGKESKHNLTYWYSQEYIGIGAGAHSFYSGLRFWNVNSPNEYINLLEKNRTIQNNTEICKGFCAVSEVEYYDNNTRIADKFILGLRLVQGINQSIFTKSFIDLISEKYDKEINELIHMGLLEIAKDSIKLTRRGRLLANEVFYKFL
- the secF gene encoding protein translocase subunit SecF produces the protein MDIVKRRFWYFTISAVLLVICVSSLIVPPRLTLGIDFSGGSTMTVVFDSEIKSESVRERLNQLGYNDATVQQSGTNTVFVRMSKLEEGNESTGRKSDRLLIEEDLSNLARIESVDVATVSGVVANDTVNNAVIAVVVASIGILIYVTYSFRGVSNPFRYGVAAIVALIHDSLIVLGLFSLLGKFMGLEINAMFIPGILVVIGYSVNDTIVVFDRVRENASIDPDRPLSMIVNDSITQTIGRSLNTSVTLLLTIFALIFLGGESIRNFLYVLLIGLIVGTYSSIFIACQFLVMWEQGELRLSFGKKSK
- the secD gene encoding protein translocase subunit SecD, which codes for MILVIGFATFGALYPSKWDLNLGGWTFSRGSDSLLGMKLGLDLQGGSHLVYQARGTKNIEIEFSDVPNVNSINESIVTFHLENLLDPEQIYASIGKIDTNNELSVDLKVRETSEIVSLANYLPGIESRLEYRISNIDEMLFPIGNDEDIENLKEFTFSIKFAEENQAILLEQFVTEIFSNLGSSNKSINVGENNTVVINTELSTRTPDEEILKRDLEQYIAPTIKYIITDIPATPTANQMEGVVDIINRRVNPYGVSEPIIQSMDGDKILVQLPGLNNVEEVKTLIGRTAQLRFVERTCLENYRLVSDGIEYYPCEVKENQSDQETGLTGDDLDRAYAGTHPQTGAPIVNVEFDSEGTKVFAELTTKLSATRGTSSPDRFVVFLDDEEIVAPGVSQPILGGSAFIEGQAFTFDRVNTIAIQLESGRLPVPLELISELTVDATLGAESLSKSLTAGIAGLFLVLLFMILYYRVAGIIAAFSLILYTAIVLTLFKLIPITLTLAGLAGFILSIGMAVDANILIFERTKEELRLGRTLLSSIEIGFNRAWTAIRDASISTLITSAVLIWFGQRLGATTLAGVGTTLSIGVLVSLFTSVFVSKVLLQIIGSTFFGKWKSLFSPENITTSRG
- a CDS encoding acyl-CoA thioesterase; the protein is MQKNTYKSKTTLRVRWSECDMQGIAFNAIYMIWSEIAIQEHFRSLNLNIYELGKENIFDSVIVNSNINYKLPARLDEILDIYTQVKKIGNSSFTMEFEIMNQKKQLLTSIENTYVSYDRIKEKSKKIPDDIRKLLF